The sequence AATGAATTTTCATTTTGAGTAAATCCTACAGAAGAAACTAAAAATAATACAAATGTGAATAAAGCAGAACTAAGATTTTTCATGATTTAAAGTTTAATTTACAAGTAAGTAACCGAATTTTAAAAACGTTACATTTAAAAATAAAAAAAATCTGAATTTATATTCAGATTATTCTTTATCTAACAAATCAGGTCTACGATTTAATGTATGTTCGTAAGCTTTTTGCTCGCGCCATTTTTCAATTTCAGGAAAATTTCCACTCAATAAAATATCCGGAACTTTCCATCCTTTATATTCAGCCGGACGAGTATAAATTGGTGGAGCTAATAAATTATCTTGAAAACTATCTGTCAAAGCAGAAGTCTCGTTAGATAAAACTCCTGGAATTAATCGAATAATAGTATCGCAAAGAACTGCAGCTCCAAGTTCACCTCCAGAAAGTACATAATCACCAATCGAAACTTCACGCGTTATAAAATGATCGCGAACACGTTGATCGACACCTTTATAATGACCACATAAAATAATGATATTTTCAACCATCGACAACGAATTAGCCATTTGTTGATCCAAAGTTTCACCATCTGGAGACATATAAATAACGTCGTCGTAAGTACGTTCACTTTTAAGTTTAGTTATACAAGCATCAATCGGCTCAATACTCATCACCATTCCTGCCCCACCACCAAACTGATAATCATCGACATTTTTATGTTTGTTTGTACTATAATCTCTAAGATTATGGAAATGAACTTCTACCAATCCTTTAGCAATTGCTCTTTTAAGAATCGAAGCTTCAAACGGACTTTTAATCAGCTCAGGTAAAACGGTAATAATATCAATACGCATAATTCTAATTTTGTGCAAAAATAAACCATTTTACCAAACTAAATAGTAACAATATTTTAGCTTTTTGAATAATCGTAAATAATTAAGTGTTTTTTAACGATTACAAATCGTAACTCAATTTAAATTACAGCCAAAATATGTATCTTTGTACTTATTTATTTTAAATCAGATAAAGATGCAAGACGGAATTTATGCAAAATTCAACACCGAAAAAGGTTCGATTTTAGTTAAATTAACTCACGATAAAACACCTGGAACTGTTGGTAACTTTGTTGCTTTAGCAGAAGGAAACTTAGAAAACAAAGCACGTCCACAAGGAAAACCATATTACGACGGATTAAAATTTCACCGCGTGATTTCGGATTTCATGATTCAAGGTGGATGTCCAAAAGGAACAGGAACTGGTGATCCAGGTTATAAGTTTGATGATGAATTTCATCCAGAATTAAAACACGATAAACCAGGAATTTTATCAATGGCAAATGCGGGTCCTGGAACAAACGGATCTCAATTTTTCATCACACACATTGCTACGCCTTGGTTAGATAATAATCATACTGTTTTTGGACATGTAGTAGAAGGTCAAGAAATTGTGGATGCAGTTGAACAATCAGATGTTTTAGAAAGCGTAGAAATTATCAGAGTTGGTGAAGAAGCTAAAAACTGGAATGCGGTTGAAGCTTTCCGTACTTTTGAAGGTTCTCGTGAAAAAAGAATTGCTGCTGAAAAAGCCGCTGCTGCTGCAGAATTAGATGCAATCGCTGCTGGTTTTGAAACTACAGAAAGCGGTTTACGTTACCAGTTTATCCAAAAAGGAAACGGAAAACAAGCTGAAAAAGGTAAAAAAGTTGCTGTTCATTATAAAGGTCAATTAGTAAACGGAAAGGAATTTGACAATTCATTTAAACGCAAAGATCCAATTGAATTTACATTAGGAGTTGGACAAGTAATCGAAGGTTGGGACGAAGGAATTCAATTATTAAAAGTGGGTGATAAAGCTCGTTTTGTAATTCCATCTCATTTAGGTTATGGTTCACGTGGAGCCGGTGGAGTTATTCCTCCGAATGCTGTTTTAATTTTCGACGTTGAATTAATGGACGTAAAATAATATATTCACTAAATATTAAATGAGCTCTTCAGAAATGAAGGGCTTTTTTTTGTTAAAAAATGACACATACGTAGTCTTTAAGAAGATCAAAAAAGACGAAATATGTTAAATTTTAATATAATTAATAAATTTTAAGATTAAAAAAAACATATCGTTTTTATTAGTTTTATTATTACGAATCTTTGAATGGTCAGTTTAACGATTCTTTTTATACTTGTAAAAATTTAAAAAGATGAGTGAGTACTTACATTTAAAAGATCAAACTTCAAATCCTGGCCCAATTGGTTTATTTGGATTTGCTTTGACCACAATTTTACTAAATATTCATAATGCCGGTTTTTATCCAATCGATACCATGATTATGGGAATGGGAATTTTCTTTGGAGGAATTTCACAATTCTGCGCGGGTGTTATGGAATGGAAAAGAGGAAATCAATTTGGGAGCGTTGCATTTATGTCTTTTGGTGCTTTTTGGCTTTCTCTTGTTTTCATTTGGATAGCTACAGCGGCAGGTTTACCAAAACCTGATTCCGTTTCAATGGGCTGTTATTTAGCCATGTGGGGATTATTTGCTTTTGTGTTTTTTCTTCAAACGTTAAACGGTTTAAGGGTTGGTAAAATTTTATTCGGCTTGTTAGTAATCTTATTTGCTTTATTATCAACCTTTAATTTTACAGGAATAACTTGGATTGGTAGACTAGCAGGATTCGAAGGCATTCTATGTGGTTTTGTCGCTTTTTATGAAGGAAGCGCAATTATGATCAATCATAAATATCAAAAAAACGTATTACCAATGTAATTCTATAATTATTTTAATTTTAAAATCCTCATTAACACTAATTTTAGTTTTTTGAGGATTTTTTTAATTATTAAAATTGTATTTTTGGAAAAACTTTCAAAATGAAGAAAATAATACACTCTTTATTATTATTTCCTATCTTTTCATTTGCCCAAATTGACGTTCCCATTCACTGCGGCTATGATTTTACTTCCTATTTTGTAGTTCATCCGCATGAAGATGGAAAATCAAAAACAATTGATAATCTCAAAATCAGTATCGTAGATTTAGATGGAAATGAAGTAATAAATGAGAATAATAATTTAAGTTGGATAAATTCTGGTAAACCACTTTTATTTACTAGAAACTATAAAATAAACGAACAAAACAAACGAATTCCAATTACCGAAGAAGGAAAATGGTTTTATTATTTTGCAAATGATCATTATTTATTAACAGTTTCAAATACTTTTCCTGCAGAAAATTACAACATAAAAGTTGAGGATGTCGATGGTGAAGAAAACGGTGGGAATTTCAAAACACAATTTATTCCTTTAGCAAGTTACAATATGTACGTTTTATGTACCTCAGAAGAAAGAGCAAAAGCTATGCAATTTGGTAGAAAAGTTACAAACAAACCACTTGACATAGTTATGGAAAAAAAATAGGAAGCTTAATTAAGCTTCCTGTTTTTTTATTTTTTATCGTTAAAATACATTTCAGCGAATGTTAAATTTTTTCCATGTTCGATACGTTTATGAAATGTTTCTGGTTTAATCTCCGATGGTTTTTCAAAACCACAAGCCGAAATAAACTCACCAAAAGCCTTCATTGTATTTTTATGGAAAGTAGCAACACGAACAGATTTATCTGTAATATCCATTCCTTTATATAACAACGGATCTTGAGTAGCAATTCCAACTGGACAATGACCACTATCACATTGTAACGCTTGGATACATCCTAAAGCGAACATCATTCCACGAGCACTATAACAAGCATCTGCACCTAGTGCCATATTTTTTGCTAAATCAAAAGCTGAAATAACTTTACCAGCAGCAATAATCTTGATATTTTCTCTTATTCCGTATTCTTTTAAAGTTTTGTTTACAAAAACCAAAGCATCAGACAAAGCCATTCCCATATAGTCAATAAACTCTAAGGGAGCTGCTCCTGTTCCACCTTCAGCACCATCTACTGTAATAAAATCAGGATAGATATTATTAGATTTCATTGCTTCAACAATTTCAATGAATTCATCTTTTCGACCAATACAAATTTTAAACCCAACTGGCTTACCTCCAGAAAGATCTCTCAAACGTTGAATAAAATGAACTAATCCGTTTGCGTCAGAAAATGCGGAATGTGAAGATGGTGAATGTACAGTCGTGAATGGTTCAACATTTCTGATTTTAGACACTTCAATTGTATTTTTTTCAGCAGGTAATAATCCTCCATGTCCTGGTTTAGCTCCTTGAGAAAGTTTTAGCTCAATCATTTTAACTTCTGGATAAGCTGTTCTTTCTTTGAATAAATCTCCGTCGAATTTTCCATCTTTAGTTCTACAACCAAAATATCCTGTACCAATTTGCCAGATTAAGTCACCTCCTGATCTGTGATAATCAGAGATACCTCCTTCTCCTGTATTATGAGCAAAACCACCTAATTGAGCACCTTTGTTCAAAGCTGTAATTGCTTTTTTACTCAAAGCGCCATAACTCATCGCACTGATATTGTAAATACTTGCGCTATAAGGTTGTTTACATGAAGAATTTCCAATAGTAGTTCTAAAATTGAAATCAGTTACATGTTTAGGATAAACAGAATGTGAAGCCCACTCATAACCAATACGATTTGGATCATCTTGCATACCAAATGAAACGGTTTGTTTTTCATTTTTAGCTCTTTGATAAACAATTGAACGCTCACGTCTATTAAATGGTTTTCCATCTAACTCGCCTTCAAAGAAATATTGTCTTAGTTCTGGACGAACAGATTCTAAAATATATCTCAACCTTCCAATAATCGGATAGTTTTTTCTGATGGTATGTTTTGTTTGAAAAGCATCTGTATATGCAAGAAAAAACAAAACTAATGGCAAAATTAAAGTCAACAAATTATGACCTTTAAAAATAACCAGTCCAATTGTAACTGCTAAATAAATGATGACAACTGTCCAAATAATTTGGCGAATAACAAAACGATTTAAAAATTTTTGATGTAACATAAGTTTTCTTCTAACTTAAATTTTAAGGTTGTTGTTTTATTGTTTATACTATTTAATCTTGAAACCTGTTTTTTTTCTACACAATTTATCAAAACCGTAAATTTATCGTACTTAATTTATGATTTTTTTAAAAACAAGATAAAAAACAGATTATTTTACTAAAAAAATAGTGCCACAAAGTTAAAAAAGTTTTTATAATACACTATTTTTTTTCCATTTAATATTACAGCCCATACTAGGTTTTTGAACAGAATTTAAAGAACGATTATATAAAATTGAATCGATTGCATTTCTAAGATCATTTCCACTAGTTGGAATGTTATTTCCAGGACGAGAATCATCAATTTGACCGTGATAAATTAATTTATTTTGTTGATCATACAAATAAAAATCAGGTGTACAACTTGCGTTATATTTCTTTGCGACTTCCTGATCATAATCAATCAAATAAGGAAATTCAAAATTATGATCAAAAGCAAAATCAATCATCTTATTTGGTGCATCGTCTGGATAAGCTTCAAAGTCATTACTCGAAATTGCAGCGAATCCAATTCCTTGAACTCGATAATCATTTGCAATCATAATTAATTCATCTATAACATGATGAACATATGGACAATGATTACATATAAAGAAAATCAAAGTTCCTTTTTCTCCTTTAACATCATCAAAAGAATATTTCCGTTTAGAAGTTACATCTTCTAATACAAAATCATGCGCTTTAATTCCTAGCGGAATCATTTCAGAAAAAGCTTTACTCATATCAAACAACATTTTTATAAAATTAACGTTATTTTTCATATAATAAAAAATATCTTTAATCATTAATTAATCTAACTTCTTTTTTAATAGAGTGAAAAATGTTTTTATCTTTGATTAAAATTAAACATCTATGAATATAAAATATATTAGCGTTTTTTTACTTGGTTTTGTAGGAGTTACAGTAAATACTGTTACTCAAAGAGATACTGAATATCAGAATATCAAGATAGATGCAATTCCAATGGTAATCGTTAATGGATATATCGTTAAATATTCCGAGTTTTTAAAATTAAAAGAAGAGTATATCGACACTTATATTACTCTTGATGAAGAAGATGGCTTCTCTATTTTCGGTGAACCTGCTAAGCATGGAGTTGTCGTAATCACTTTAAAATCAAGATTTAAATCATTAAAATTCGGAGCTGGAGGTAGACAAATCGATTCAAAACAATTGAATTTGGTCTATGAAAAAGCTAAAGAAGCTGAAGCTAAAGCTGCAAGAAAAGCTGAAGCAGATCGTTTAGCTGCTGAAGCGAAAAAACTTGAAGAAAAGAAAAAAGCTGAAGAAGCAAAAAAAGCTGAAACGGAACGTTTAGCAGCGGAAGCAAAAAAAGCTGAAGAAAATAGAAAGGCTGAAATAGCTCGTTTAGAAGCAGAAGCAGAAGCAAAAAAAGAAGCAGAACGTTTAGCGGCTGAAGCAAAGAAAGCGGAGGAAGATAGAAAAGCTGAAATAAAAAAAGAAGCGGAACGTTTAGCAGCGGAAGCAAAGAAAGTCGAAGAAGACAGAAAAGCTGAAGTAAAAAAAGAAGCGGAACGTTTAGCTGCTGAGGCGAAAAAAGAAGCAGAACGTCTAGCGGCTGAAGCAAAGAAAGTTGAAGAAGATAGAAAAGCTGATGCGAAAAAAGAAGCGGATCGTCTAGCCGCAGAAGCGAAAAAAGCCGAGGAAGCTAGAAAAGCTGAATTAGCTCGTTTAGAATCTGAAGCAAAAAAAGTTGAAGATGACAGAAAAGCTGAAGCGAAAAAAGAAGCGGATCGTCTAGCCGCAGAAGCAAAGAAAGTCGAAGAAGATAGAAAAGCTGAAGCAAAAAAAGAAGCAGAACGTCTAGTAGCTGAAGCAAAGAAAGTCGAAGAAGACAGAAAAGCTGAAGCAAAAAAAGAAGCAGAACGTCTAGCGGCTGAAGCGAAAAAAGCAGAAGAAGCAAGAAAAACTGAAATTGCTCGTTTAGAAGCTGAAGCAAAGAAAGTTGAAGATAACAGAAAAGCTGAAGCGAAAAAAGAAGCGGATCGTCTAGCCGAAGAAGCGAAAAAAGCTGAGGAAGCTAGAAAAGCTGAAGTAGCTCGTTTAGAAGCTGAAGCAAAGAAAGTTGAGGATGACAGAAAAGCTGAAGCGAAAAAAGAAGCAGATCGTCTAGCAGCTGAAGCAAAAAAAGCCGAAGAAGCTAGAAAAGCTGAAGTAGCTCGTTTAGAAGCTGAAGCAAAGAAAGTTGAAGAAAACAGAAAAGCTGAAGCGAAAAAAGAAGAAGAACGTCTAGCGGTTGAAGCGAAAAAAGCCGAGGAAGCTAGAAAGGCTGAAATTGCTCGTTTAGAAGCTGAAGCAAAGAAAGTTGAAGAAGACAGAAAAGCTGAAGCAAAAAAAGAAGCAGAACGTCTAGCGGCTGAAGCGAAAAAAGCAGAAGAAGCAAGAAAAGCTGAAATTGCTCGTTTAGAAGCTGAAGCAAAAAAAGCTGAGGAAGCTAGAAAAGCTGAAGCAGACCGATTAGCAGCAGAAGCGAAAAAAGCCGAGGAAGCTAGAAAGGCTGAAATTGCTCGTTTAGAAGCTGAAGCAAAAAAAGCTGAGGAAGCTAGAAAGGCTGAAGCAGACCGATTAGCAGCTGAAGCGAAAAAAGCTGAGGAAGCTAGAAAAGCTGAAGAAGCTCGTTTAGCAGCGGAAGCGAAAAAAGTCGAGGAAGCTAGAAAAGCGGAAGCTGATCGTTTAGTAGCAGAAGCGAAAAAAGCCGAGGAAGCTAGAAAGGCTGAAGAAGCTCGTTTAGCAGCGGAGGCAAAGAAAGTCGAAGAAGCTAGAAAAGCTGAAGCGGACCGTTTAGCAGCGGAAGCGAAAAAAGCTGAGGAAGCTAGAAAGGCTGAAGAAACTCGTTTAGCAGCAGAAGCGAAAAAAGAAGCAGATCGTTTAGCTGCGGAAGCAAAAAAAGCTGAGGAAGCTAGAAAGACTGAAGAAATTCGTTTAGCAGCAGAAGCAAAAAAAGCTGAAGAAAATAGAAAAGCTGAAATTGCACGTTTAGAAGCTGAAGCAAAACAAGCTGCTGAAAACGAAAGAAAAAAAGAAAACGACATTACCTTAACAACTAATTTTGGGAATCATTTACAACGTCAATTTGTGAAATCTATAATGAATCCGAGTGTGACAAAAGTTACAGTAAATGGTAAAGTTGTAACTAAAGAAGAAGCGACAAAAATTAGTGTTTTCAAAGTGGACACATCTATTATTACCTACAATAAAGAGAAAACAGAATCTACATTAGAAATTGTTTTAACTAAATAATAAAAAAATCAAGGATCTAACCTCATCAGTTAGATCCTTGATTTTTTTTTAAGACACTGCCCAAAATTTTGTGGAAACAGAATTAAGATGGGTTTGACTGTTTTTACAGTTGAACCCTTTTCGAATAAAGCTAAAAATTGATTAAAAATCACATCCAAATTATGAATGGTTTTTGTCCATATATTTGAAATTTACACACTTTTTAGGATAGTGTCCGGTAACCCAAAAACTGGGTAAATAGAAAACAAAAGGATTTAACCTCATTGATTAAATCCTTTTGTTTTTTTGCTAAAAATGTTAAAAATTAAATACTAAATCTTTTTACGATTGTCATTAGAATCGGTATCAATTAATTTATTGTACGGATCTACACCAACTTCGATTGGTTTTTCTTTTACTTCAATCTGTATTTTATTATTGATTTTATCAATCTTATATTTCTTGATAAATAATTCATTTTCTAATTCGTATTTACCTTGTTTTTTAGGTTCTCCAAAAATTCCAATTTCAACATAATCTTGTAAAGGCAACGATTCAACTTTATTTTTACCTGTTCCATAAACTAATGTTTTTCCATTTTCATCTTTATAGATTTTCTCTCCGTCTTTACCTGAACGATATTTAGCAACATTGAAATCAATCTCAACCAAATAATTTCCGTTTGGAAGTTTTTTCGAAATCACATTATTTGCTTTGTTATTATATAAAGTGATGGTTTCAAACATATCTTTAATCAAATATTGCAACGAATCTGGCGTAGCTTTTTGAATATAACTCACAAATTCGATTGAGTTTGTGTACGGAGCTTCTTGGAAAGCAACTGCCGAAACATATTCTTTTAAAGCATCGTTAAAATTCTTTTCGCCAATATAATCGCTCATTGCATAAAGTACTAACGAACCTTTGTTATAATGAATGTATTGTTGGTTCTCGTTATACATTAAAGGATTTTCACTTTTCCATTCAAATGTTCTTCCTTGTAAATAACTATCTAAAGCATCTTTCAAAAACTTACGCATTTGACCTTTTCCATAACGTTCTTGCAAAACCATTAACGAACTATATTCCGAAACCGATTCAGACATTAAAGTTGCACCTTTAACGTTTGCGCCAATTACTTGATGCGCCCACCATTGATGTGCCATTTCGTGTGATACAACAGAGAATGGATAATCAACAGCATTTGGATCTTCTTCATCTACATCGGCGATAAAACCAATTCCTTCAGAGAAAGGCATCGTATTAGCAAAAGCTTGAGCAAATGTTCCCATGGTTCTAGGGAATTCAATTATACGTGCTTGTTTATGCTGATACGGACTAAAGTTTTCTGAATAATATTTGATAGACTTTTGCATCGCATCCATCATTCGTTCTACATTATATTCATGTCCTTTATGATAATATACTTCGAAATTGATTCCATCTTTATTTTCTTTGCGGACTTCATATCGTCCAGAATTAAATGCGTAGAAATTCAACATTTTCTGATCCATCTTGTAATGGAAATATTTACGACCATTATCTTCCCATTCTTTTTGAAGGTAACCTGGCGCAATGGCAATCTGATCTGCAGCTGTAGAAACCGTTGTTTCAAAGTTAATCCAATCGGCTTCGCTAGAAATGTAAGTGTTTGCACGAGCTTCTAAATCATCAGCTTCTGGCATACGTTCTTTATTTGGTAAACCGTATTTTTTTCGTACATCGTTATCGGCAATTTCGAATCCGTCTGAATATCCAAATGAAGGAAAAATACTGTTATTAATAAATGTTCCGTTTTCTATAATTGGAGAACGATTCGTTAAAAAGGTATTTGGTTTATTCTGAACTTTAAATTCAACGTTCATGGTTTCGCCTGGCTGTAAAGCTTGAGCTAATTTATAAATATTAAAATCGTGCAACGTATCTTTAGAAACCAACGTGTTTTCTTTACTGAACTTGATGTATTTTAAGTTTTTTCCGTAGTTGATAAATAACGAATCAATGGGTTGGTTTGATTTGTTTTGAACAACATACTTAACCGTTGCATCGTAATTATTTTCGTAAGGAAAAATGTTCATTTCAACATTTACATCTGTAATTCTAGGTTGCGCGTATTTTTCAAATTTCTTGTATTTCTTTTCGAAATCAACTTGTTGTAATTCCATTTCTTTTGCAGAATAATATGGTTCCATAATATTATTGTGCCAATAAATTGCATAACCAATTCCTACAAATCCGATTAAGAAAACCAACATTGGAATCGCTATTTTAAAATTGAAACGGCTTTTTGCAATCGATAAGCGCTCTTTAATTCCAGAAACAATTCCTCTTCTCCAAAGTAATAAAGTAATACAACTAAGAACTAAGGTAAATAAAAACCAATACGCTTTGTAAATAAAGAAAGTTCTTAAAGTGCCGAATCCATTCATATCAGAATAACTTCCGACACCACCAGAATTGAACGAAAAAATTTGCTGTTCGATACCTAATTTGTACAAGAATGGTTTTGCAATCATGAATACTAAAATCGCAAAGAAACCAGCTAAATAGTTTTTGAATAACGATTGAACAAATATCGAGAATAGAATGATGATTAGATAATCAATCAATTCAAATACAAATAATGATTGTAAATATATATCGAATTCAAAATGATAATATCCGTAATAAATCTGAACCAAAATACATGACAACATTCCTACAAAAAGTAATAGAACGGTCATTTTTATTAAGGCAATTACTTTAGATAAATACAATGCCCAATTTGGAATTGGAGTTGAATCTACTAACAAATTCATTCGAGAAGTAACTCCGTTTTGAATTAAAATTCCTGAGAATAAATAAATTAATATTGCGATGAAGAAACTAAACGTTCCTGATATTAATTCTAAAACCTTCCATGTAACTGGAAATGTTTTTGTGCCATATAATTCTTGTCCTAATGTAACTCCAGAAACCAAAACAAAAACAAGCATGATTACCACAATAGTTATAAAAATCCAGTTTTTAATGATAGAACTAAATTCAAATCTTGATAAGTTCCAAGTTGTTTTTAGATTTTGACCAAAAGAATAATTATAGTTTACTTTAGGAAGGTTCAACTTCATGATGCTTCCAAAGTTGTTTTTTACAAAACGAATTCCTTTTTTCTTTCTTGAAAATGAAATTGGCGACTGTGTAAACGAGAATGTAAAATACAATCCTACAAAAACCAGAAGTGAAAAACCAATCCAAATTAATCGATTGTAGATAATCACATCGGTAAATGGTACGTTATTTAAATTTTGTTCATCAATTGTCCAATATTTAGTTACATATTGAATAGCTTCTGAACCAAACGGATCAAGTAAAGCAGGAACAAATTTATCATCCATATCAACCGTTAGATTGCTTATTAACGCTTGAACTACAAATAAAACAAACACGAATATTACACCAACCGAAACGTTTCTTGCTAAAGTAACTAAGGCAAATAATATGGTTCCGATGAAAAAAATATTTGGAATTACAAATAAGAAATAAGATTGGAAATAAGCCCAAAAACGTATAGGTCCAACTAATTCAGGATTTGCAAATGGTAAAATAGTTGCTAAAAAGAAAGCAAAACCAATTGACATTGTTACCAGAATTGTAATTACAAATCCACTTAAAAATTTACCAGCTAAATAATCAAATTTGTTAAAAGGATACGAGAATAAAATAGTATGTACATTGTATTTAAAATCTCGGTACACTGTCGCACCAATTATTGTTGGTACAATAAAATAAACCAATTGTGACAATCCATTAATTAAAGAATTTATTGCCATTGGTGAATTTGCGTAAGTGTTCGATGCTGTTGTGACACCTAAAAAATCGAAATAGCCAACCATTCCAGCCATAACAAAAAATGATAAGGCAAAAAACAGTGCTAAATAAATATAAAAAGACCAGCTCGTGAACCATCTTTTTGTTTCAAATAAAAATATGTTCTTTAGCATTATACTCTATCTTTTTTAAGTGCAACGAAATAAACATCTTCTAATTGAGGTTTAGCTTTTGCAAACGTTTCATGAGGTTGCTCATCAGCATAAACACGAATATTCAATGTATTGTCTTGATTGTAGTTTGAAGAAATGATGTTGTAGTTACGAGCAAAT comes from Flavobacterium sp. I3-2 and encodes:
- a CDS encoding ABC transporter permease/M1 family aminopeptidase, whose product is MLKNIFLFETKRWFTSWSFYIYLALFFALSFFVMAGMVGYFDFLGVTTASNTYANSPMAINSLINGLSQLVYFIVPTIIGATVYRDFKYNVHTILFSYPFNKFDYLAGKFLSGFVITILVTMSIGFAFFLATILPFANPELVGPIRFWAYFQSYFLFVIPNIFFIGTILFALVTLARNVSVGVIFVFVLFVVQALISNLTVDMDDKFVPALLDPFGSEAIQYVTKYWTIDEQNLNNVPFTDVIIYNRLIWIGFSLLVFVGLYFTFSFTQSPISFSRKKKGIRFVKNNFGSIMKLNLPKVNYNYSFGQNLKTTWNLSRFEFSSIIKNWIFITIVVIMLVFVLVSGVTLGQELYGTKTFPVTWKVLELISGTFSFFIAILIYLFSGILIQNGVTSRMNLLVDSTPIPNWALYLSKVIALIKMTVLLLFVGMLSCILVQIYYGYYHFEFDIYLQSLFVFELIDYLIIILFSIFVQSLFKNYLAGFFAILVFMIAKPFLYKLGIEQQIFSFNSGGVGSYSDMNGFGTLRTFFIYKAYWFLFTLVLSCITLLLWRRGIVSGIKERLSIAKSRFNFKIAIPMLVFLIGFVGIGYAIYWHNNIMEPYYSAKEMELQQVDFEKKYKKFEKYAQPRITDVNVEMNIFPYENNYDATVKYVVQNKSNQPIDSLFINYGKNLKYIKFSKENTLVSKDTLHDFNIYKLAQALQPGETMNVEFKVQNKPNTFLTNRSPIIENGTFINNSIFPSFGYSDGFEIADNDVRKKYGLPNKERMPEADDLEARANTYISSEADWINFETTVSTAADQIAIAPGYLQKEWEDNGRKYFHYKMDQKMLNFYAFNSGRYEVRKENKDGINFEVYYHKGHEYNVERMMDAMQKSIKYYSENFSPYQHKQARIIEFPRTMGTFAQAFANTMPFSEGIGFIADVDEEDPNAVDYPFSVVSHEMAHQWWAHQVIGANVKGATLMSESVSEYSSLMVLQERYGKGQMRKFLKDALDSYLQGRTFEWKSENPLMYNENQQYIHYNKGSLVLYAMSDYIGEKNFNDALKEYVSAVAFQEAPYTNSIEFVSYIQKATPDSLQYLIKDMFETITLYNNKANNVISKKLPNGNYLVEIDFNVAKYRSGKDGEKIYKDENGKTLVYGTGKNKVESLPLQDYVEIGIFGEPKKQGKYELENELFIKKYKIDKINNKIQIEVKEKPIEVGVDPYNKLIDTDSNDNRKKI
- the trmD gene encoding tRNA (guanosine(37)-N1)-methyltransferase TrmD, whose translation is MRIDIITVLPELIKSPFEASILKRAIAKGLVEVHFHNLRDYSTNKHKNVDDYQFGGGAGMVMSIEPIDACITKLKSERTYDDVIYMSPDGETLDQQMANSLSMVENIIILCGHYKGVDQRVRDHFITREVSIGDYVLSGGELGAAVLCDTIIRLIPGVLSNETSALTDSFQDNLLAPPIYTRPAEYKGWKVPDILLSGNFPEIEKWREQKAYEHTLNRRPDLLDKE
- a CDS encoding acetate uptake transporter, with the translated sequence MSEYLHLKDQTSNPGPIGLFGFALTTILLNIHNAGFYPIDTMIMGMGIFFGGISQFCAGVMEWKRGNQFGSVAFMSFGAFWLSLVFIWIATAAGLPKPDSVSMGCYLAMWGLFAFVFFLQTLNGLRVGKILFGLLVILFALLSTFNFTGITWIGRLAGFEGILCGFVAFYEGSAIMINHKYQKNVLPM
- a CDS encoding FMN-binding glutamate synthase family protein, whose amino-acid sequence is MLHQKFLNRFVIRQIIWTVVIIYLAVTIGLVIFKGHNLLTLILPLVLFFLAYTDAFQTKHTIRKNYPIIGRLRYILESVRPELRQYFFEGELDGKPFNRRERSIVYQRAKNEKQTVSFGMQDDPNRIGYEWASHSVYPKHVTDFNFRTTIGNSSCKQPYSASIYNISAMSYGALSKKAITALNKGAQLGGFAHNTGEGGISDYHRSGGDLIWQIGTGYFGCRTKDGKFDGDLFKERTAYPEVKMIELKLSQGAKPGHGGLLPAEKNTIEVSKIRNVEPFTTVHSPSSHSAFSDANGLVHFIQRLRDLSGGKPVGFKICIGRKDEFIEIVEAMKSNNIYPDFITVDGAEGGTGAAPLEFIDYMGMALSDALVFVNKTLKEYGIRENIKIIAAGKVISAFDLAKNMALGADACYSARGMMFALGCIQALQCDSGHCPVGIATQDPLLYKGMDITDKSVRVATFHKNTMKAFGEFISACGFEKPSEIKPETFHKRIEHGKNLTFAEMYFNDKK
- a CDS encoding peptidylprolyl isomerase, with protein sequence MQDGIYAKFNTEKGSILVKLTHDKTPGTVGNFVALAEGNLENKARPQGKPYYDGLKFHRVISDFMIQGGCPKGTGTGDPGYKFDDEFHPELKHDKPGILSMANAGPGTNGSQFFITHIATPWLDNNHTVFGHVVEGQEIVDAVEQSDVLESVEIIRVGEEAKNWNAVEAFRTFEGSREKRIAAEKAAAAAELDAIAAGFETTESGLRYQFIQKGNGKQAEKGKKVAVHYKGQLVNGKEFDNSFKRKDPIEFTLGVGQVIEGWDEGIQLLKVGDKARFVIPSHLGYGSRGAGGVIPPNAVLIFDVELMDVK
- a CDS encoding thioredoxin family protein, yielding MKNNVNFIKMLFDMSKAFSEMIPLGIKAHDFVLEDVTSKRKYSFDDVKGEKGTLIFFICNHCPYVHHVIDELIMIANDYRVQGIGFAAISSNDFEAYPDDAPNKMIDFAFDHNFEFPYLIDYDQEVAKKYNASCTPDFYLYDQQNKLIYHGQIDDSRPGNNIPTSGNDLRNAIDSILYNRSLNSVQKPSMGCNIKWKKNSVL